A single window of Archangium gephyra DNA harbors:
- a CDS encoding hybrid sensor histidine kinase/response regulator, producing MPPRLDGRVLVVDDTEAKRYLIAQTLRRAGMEVVEAVSGEAALAEALSGPDVVVLDVRLPDMSGFEVCRRLKEDPATSAIPVLYISALLQDEELEARLFDDGADGYIPQPIESRHLVAQTWALVRMRRAEQARQREREEAQAEQARLQRELEKTQSRARRLTESGLVGILYWDLDGSILEANDLFLEMMGYTREELERGLLDWRKLTPPEWAEQDEKSVAALRTQGFSGLYEKQYLRKDGARVDVMLGSAAFDGEPHRGVTMVVDLSERREAERQLKHLMAELGQGEARLRLALDSAELGAWSYDLVTGQHHWDTRAKELFGLPPEAPVDMSVWQAAAHPEDREWVSAGVRRALAGEGGGSFSAEYRTVGRRDGVLRWIASRGRVLFGVDGQPTHLSGTYLDITERKLNEQRAAELQATTAAFAHALTPAQVGAALVEHGLKSLDAYAGVLSLVEGEHLRIFNYFGYPARIPEAYSVVPLSLRSPSTLAALEGRTIAVQATDGLEREWPEFARTVQGSRSRTWLSTPLKLGDRVVGVLGLSFSSLRRFSAQEKAHLESLCGLCTQALERARLYEEERRAKDEARQRSELEQQYLGVVSHDLRNPLASISLGARTLQRLERPAPETVLRTAGRIATSADTMGRMVSDLLDFTRGRLGGGLPLERTHNDLVLLCQEVIEEFSVTHPERRILLEGDARCEGWWDGERMRQVLSNLLSNALRHSRPGSPVSVRARELEGEVELAVSNEGEPIPTELLPVLFEPFRRGLSTFRPAGSLGLGLFIVHQVVAGHGGRVEVGTGEEGTTFAVRVPRGAVPGVLSAAGAPDA from the coding sequence TTGCCTCCCCGGCTGGATGGACGGGTGCTGGTGGTCGATGACACGGAGGCCAAGCGCTACCTCATCGCCCAGACGCTGCGCAGGGCGGGCATGGAGGTGGTGGAGGCGGTGAGCGGCGAGGCGGCCCTGGCCGAGGCCCTGTCCGGTCCGGACGTGGTGGTGCTGGACGTGCGCCTGCCGGACATGAGCGGCTTCGAGGTGTGCCGCCGCCTCAAGGAGGATCCCGCCACCTCCGCCATCCCGGTGCTCTACATCTCCGCCCTGCTGCAGGACGAGGAGCTGGAGGCGCGGCTCTTCGACGATGGGGCGGACGGCTACATCCCCCAGCCCATCGAGTCCCGGCACCTGGTGGCGCAGACGTGGGCCCTGGTGCGCATGCGCCGCGCCGAGCAGGCCCGCCAGCGCGAGCGGGAGGAGGCCCAGGCCGAGCAGGCGCGGCTGCAGCGCGAGCTGGAGAAGACGCAGTCCCGGGCGCGCCGGCTCACCGAGTCCGGCCTGGTGGGCATCCTCTATTGGGACCTGGACGGCTCCATCCTCGAGGCCAATGACCTCTTCCTGGAGATGATGGGCTACACGCGCGAGGAGCTGGAGCGGGGCCTGCTCGACTGGCGGAAGCTGACGCCGCCGGAATGGGCGGAGCAGGACGAGAAGAGCGTCGCGGCGCTGCGCACCCAGGGCTTCAGCGGGCTGTACGAGAAGCAGTACCTGCGCAAGGACGGCGCGCGGGTGGATGTGATGCTGGGCTCGGCCGCCTTCGACGGCGAGCCCCACCGGGGCGTGACGATGGTGGTGGACCTCTCCGAGCGCCGCGAGGCCGAGCGCCAGCTCAAGCACCTCATGGCGGAGCTGGGGCAGGGCGAGGCCCGGCTGCGTCTGGCGCTCGACTCGGCCGAGCTCGGCGCGTGGAGCTACGACCTGGTCACCGGCCAGCACCACTGGGACACGCGCGCCAAGGAGCTGTTCGGGCTGCCCCCGGAGGCGCCGGTGGACATGTCGGTGTGGCAGGCGGCGGCGCACCCGGAGGATCGCGAGTGGGTGTCGGCGGGCGTCCGGCGCGCGTTGGCCGGGGAGGGGGGCGGCTCGTTCTCGGCCGAGTACCGCACGGTGGGCCGGCGCGACGGGGTGTTGCGGTGGATTGCCTCGCGGGGCCGGGTCCTCTTCGGCGTGGACGGCCAGCCCACGCACCTGTCGGGCACCTACCTGGACATCACCGAGCGCAAGCTGAACGAGCAGCGCGCCGCGGAGCTCCAGGCCACCACCGCCGCCTTCGCGCACGCGCTCACCCCCGCGCAGGTGGGCGCCGCGCTGGTGGAGCACGGGCTGAAGTCGTTGGACGCCTACGCCGGCGTGCTCAGCCTGGTGGAGGGCGAGCACCTGCGCATCTTCAACTACTTCGGCTACCCGGCCCGCATTCCCGAGGCCTACAGCGTCGTTCCCCTCAGCCTCCGCTCCCCCTCCACCCTCGCCGCGCTGGAGGGGCGCACCATCGCCGTGCAGGCCACCGACGGCCTGGAGCGGGAGTGGCCCGAGTTCGCCCGCACCGTGCAGGGCAGCCGCAGCCGCACCTGGCTGAGCACGCCGTTGAAGCTGGGGGATCGGGTGGTGGGGGTGCTGGGGTTGAGCTTCTCCTCGCTGCGCCGCTTCAGCGCCCAGGAGAAGGCCCACCTGGAGTCGCTCTGCGGACTGTGTACCCAGGCGCTGGAGCGGGCCCGGCTCTACGAGGAGGAGCGGCGGGCGAAGGACGAGGCCCGGCAGCGCTCGGAGCTGGAGCAGCAGTACCTGGGCGTGGTGAGCCATGACCTGCGCAACCCCCTGGCCTCCATCTCGCTGGGCGCGCGCACGCTGCAGCGTCTGGAGCGGCCGGCCCCGGAGACGGTGCTGCGCACGGCCGGGCGCATCGCCACCAGCGCGGACACCATGGGGCGCATGGTGTCGGACTTGCTGGACTTCACGCGCGGGCGGCTGGGCGGAGGCCTGCCGCTGGAGCGCACGCACAACGATCTCGTCCTGCTGTGCCAGGAGGTCATCGAGGAGTTCTCGGTGACGCACCCGGAGCGGCGCATCCTCCTGGAGGGAGACGCGCGCTGCGAGGGGTGGTGGGACGGAGAGCGCATGCGCCAGGTGCTCTCCAACCTCCTGTCCAACGCGCTGAGGCACTCGCGGCCGGGGTCGCCGGTGTCCGTGCGGGCGCGGGAGCTGGAGGGCGAGGTGGAGCTGGCGGTGTCCAACGAGGGCGAGCCGATTCCCACCGAGCTGCTGCCCGTGCTCTTCGAGCCGTTCCGCCGGGGCCTGTCGACGTTCCGTCCGGCGGGCAGCCTGGGGCTGGGGCTCTTCATCGTGCACCAGGTGGTGGCGGGCCACGGCGGCCGGGTGGAGGTGGGCACCGGCGAGGAGGGGACCACCTTCGCCGTGCGCGTGCCCCGGGGGGCCGTGCCCGGGGTGTTGAGCGCCGCGGGGGCACCCGATGCGTGA
- a CDS encoding PAS domain S-box protein, protein MSSSGPSAPPPRQEARETATPFRMEGRVLVVDDTEAKRYFIVKTLRGAGMEVLEAASGQEALTAAALKPDVVVLDVRLPDMSGFEVCRRLKEDPATSALAVLYVSSLLRDEELEARLFDDGADGYLPQPLEPRHLVAQTWALVRMRRAEQARQREREQAQAEQARLRRELERSQSRALRLTESGLVGTFYWDLDGSILDANDTFLAMVGYTREDLERGLLDWRKMTPPEWAEQDRHNVQDVRAHGVSGLREKQYLRKDGTRVDVIRGAAAFESEPHRGVGVVVDISARRDAERRLAQLMEELESKERLLHAVLQQMPTGLLITEAGTGRTLLTNERMSVLLGGTPRQNLKEMRLHLVEHPDGRPCTREELPLMRAMREGREVMEELVVRREDGSTRLSRTCASPVRDARGEIVAGVLTMEDITERKAIQESLRLSEERLRLAMDSAALGVWSYDPARDELAWDARTREMFGVAPGAPVDIRMWLEHVHPDDRERMEALCQRGFSAADGRVWEFEYRALGKEGVLRWLVGRGQRHSGADGKVWHMGTVLDITERKLAEQHAEALLATTATFAHALTAQQVAEALVSHGLKSLEACAGLVSVVAGDGVEVLGSIGYPEEMLRAVRAVRLTQPLPIPQVVHTGRAVWIESIEALERDWPEAIAWAGLSRKRSWGSIPLVSGERVVGVLTLSFPTPRRFSAREKAHLESLCLLGAQALERARVYEEARQRAEQEQQFLGVVSHDLRNPLAAISLGARTLQRLERPTPEALLRMTGRIANSADTMGRMVSDLLDFTRGRLGGGIPLERTHNELVRLCQEVIEEFSVTHPSSDIRLEGDALCEGWWDGPRMRQVLSNLLSNALRHSRPGSEVGVRVRGLDGEVELTVSNAGEPIPAELVPVLFEPFRRGMSKFRPAGSLGLGLFIVHQVVKGHGGRVEVGSAGGVTSFTVRVPRGA, encoded by the coding sequence GTGTCCAGCAGCGGCCCCTCCGCCCCTCCTCCGCGCCAGGAAGCGCGTGAGACGGCCACCCCCTTCCGGATGGAGGGGCGGGTGCTGGTGGTGGATGATACGGAAGCCAAGCGGTACTTCATCGTCAAGACGCTGCGCGGCGCGGGCATGGAGGTGCTGGAGGCGGCCAGCGGGCAGGAGGCGCTCACCGCGGCGGCGCTGAAGCCGGACGTGGTGGTGCTGGACGTGCGCCTGCCGGACATGAGCGGCTTCGAGGTGTGCCGCCGCCTCAAGGAGGACCCCGCCACCTCCGCGCTCGCCGTCCTCTATGTCTCCTCGCTGCTGCGCGACGAGGAGCTGGAGGCGCGGCTCTTCGACGATGGGGCGGACGGCTACCTCCCCCAGCCCCTCGAGCCCCGGCACCTGGTGGCACAGACGTGGGCCCTGGTGCGGATGCGCCGCGCCGAGCAGGCCCGGCAGCGCGAGCGCGAGCAGGCCCAGGCCGAGCAGGCGCGGCTGCGGCGCGAGCTGGAGCGCTCCCAGTCCCGGGCGCTGCGGCTCACCGAGTCCGGCCTGGTGGGCACCTTCTACTGGGACCTGGATGGCTCCATCCTCGACGCCAACGACACCTTCCTGGCGATGGTGGGCTACACGCGCGAGGACCTGGAGCGGGGCCTGCTCGACTGGCGGAAGATGACGCCGCCGGAGTGGGCGGAGCAGGACCGGCACAACGTCCAGGACGTGCGCGCGCATGGCGTGTCCGGGTTGAGGGAGAAGCAATACCTGCGCAAGGACGGCACGCGGGTGGATGTGATTCGCGGGGCCGCGGCCTTCGAGAGCGAGCCCCACCGGGGCGTGGGGGTGGTGGTGGACATCTCCGCGCGCCGGGACGCCGAGCGCCGGCTGGCGCAGCTCATGGAGGAGCTGGAGTCCAAGGAGCGGCTGCTGCACGCGGTGCTCCAGCAGATGCCCACCGGCCTCCTCATCACCGAGGCGGGCACGGGGCGCACGCTGCTGACCAATGAGCGGATGAGCGTGCTGCTCGGGGGCACTCCGAGGCAGAACCTCAAGGAGATGCGCCTGCACCTCGTGGAGCACCCGGATGGCAGGCCCTGCACGCGCGAGGAGCTGCCGCTGATGCGCGCGATGCGCGAGGGCCGGGAGGTGATGGAGGAGCTCGTCGTGCGGCGCGAGGACGGCTCGACGCGGCTCAGCCGGACGTGTGCCTCGCCGGTGCGGGATGCGCGGGGGGAGATCGTCGCTGGCGTGCTGACGATGGAGGACATCACCGAGCGCAAGGCCATCCAGGAGTCGCTGCGGCTGAGCGAGGAGCGGCTGCGCCTGGCGATGGACTCGGCGGCGCTCGGGGTGTGGAGCTACGACCCGGCCCGGGACGAGCTGGCGTGGGACGCGCGGACGCGGGAGATGTTCGGAGTGGCCCCCGGCGCGCCCGTGGACATCCGGATGTGGCTGGAGCACGTGCACCCGGATGACCGGGAGCGGATGGAGGCCCTGTGCCAGCGGGGCTTCTCCGCCGCGGACGGGCGCGTGTGGGAGTTCGAGTACCGGGCCCTGGGAAAAGAGGGCGTGCTGCGGTGGCTGGTGGGGCGGGGCCAGAGGCATAGCGGCGCGGACGGGAAGGTCTGGCACATGGGCACCGTGCTGGACATCACCGAGCGCAAGCTGGCCGAGCAGCATGCCGAGGCGCTCCTGGCGACGACGGCCACCTTCGCGCACGCGCTCACCGCACAGCAGGTGGCCGAGGCGCTGGTGTCGCACGGCCTGAAATCGCTGGAGGCCTGCGCGGGGCTCGTCAGCGTGGTGGCGGGGGACGGGGTGGAGGTGCTGGGCTCCATCGGGTACCCGGAGGAGATGCTCCGGGCGGTCCGCGCCGTGCGGCTCACCCAGCCCCTGCCGATTCCGCAGGTGGTGCACACCGGGCGCGCGGTGTGGATCGAGTCCATCGAGGCGCTGGAGCGGGACTGGCCGGAAGCGATCGCGTGGGCGGGGCTGAGCCGGAAGCGCTCCTGGGGCTCCATTCCCCTGGTGAGCGGGGAGCGGGTGGTGGGCGTGCTGACGCTGAGCTTCCCCACGCCGCGGCGCTTCAGCGCGCGGGAGAAGGCGCACCTGGAGTCGCTCTGTCTGCTGGGGGCCCAGGCCCTGGAGCGGGCCCGCGTCTACGAGGAGGCCCGGCAGCGCGCCGAGCAGGAGCAGCAGTTCCTGGGCGTGGTGAGCCACGACTTGCGCAACCCCCTGGCGGCCATCTCGTTGGGGGCTCGCACGCTGCAACGGCTGGAGCGGCCGACGCCCGAGGCGCTGTTGCGGATGACGGGGCGCATCGCGAACAGCGCGGACACCATGGGGCGCATGGTGTCCGATCTGCTGGACTTCACGCGTGGGCGGTTGGGCGGAGGCATTCCGCTGGAGCGCACGCACAACGAGCTGGTGCGGTTGTGCCAGGAGGTCATCGAGGAGTTCTCGGTGACACACCCGAGCAGCGACATCCGCCTGGAGGGGGACGCGCTGTGCGAGGGGTGGTGGGACGGGCCGCGCATGCGGCAGGTGCTCTCCAACCTCTTGTCCAACGCGCTGAGACACTCGCGGCCGGGGAGCGAGGTGGGGGTGCGGGTGCGGGGGCTGGACGGCGAGGTGGAGCTGACGGTGTCGAACGCGGGCGAGCCGATCCCGGCGGAGCTGGTGCCGGTGCTCTTCGAGCCGTTCCGCCGGGGCATGTCGAAGTTCCGTCCGGCGGGCAGCCTGGGGCTGGGGCTCTTCATCGTGCACCAGGTGGTGAAGGGCCACGGCGGCCGGGTGGAGGTGGGCTCGGCCGGAGGCGTCACCTCCTTCACCGTGCGGGTGCCGCGCGGGGCGTGA
- a CDS encoding NAD-dependent malic enzyme → MKQYEKKLDANGRPYLETHLEGLMLTRLPLLNKGTSFSLEERREFGLMGLLPTHVSSLDEQIERSYANFRSFRSDLDKHVFLRALQDRSEVLFYALLNRHIEEMMPIIYTPVVAQAVEQFSRIYRYPRGLVVSPENIGELDSLLAHTPFPDVQLIVATDNEGILGIGDQGFGGLAICIGKLSLYTAAAGIDPAVTLPVELDVGTNRKELLDDPLYLGVKRPRMEGKEYDDFIHAFVTALKKRFPNVLVQWEDFSKQKAFDVLERYRDVLPSLNDDIQGTGAVVLAGLLSATRRSQTTLGQQVYLVHGAGAGGVGVARQIVRGMEREGLSTQQARERIYLIDSKGLILKDRKGLEPYKLEFAHEPSRVAGWKLQGGIPSLLETAREAKVTVLLGLSGQRAAFGEEVVKAVAVNTPYPVVFALSNPTANSEAVPADIYKWTQGKALVATGSPFEDVEWDGAPHPVGQGNNAFIFPGLGLGVLLTRAKRVTDGMLTAASLALADYTDGARLAQGALYPRMDRLRAASRQVAIAVMRQAVKEEVAMRKLPEDLEGLLETEMWRPEFLPLKRAGK, encoded by the coding sequence ATGAAACAGTACGAGAAGAAGCTCGACGCGAACGGCCGCCCCTACCTGGAGACACACCTGGAGGGGCTGATGCTCACCCGCCTGCCCCTACTCAACAAGGGCACCTCCTTCAGCCTGGAGGAGCGGCGCGAGTTCGGACTGATGGGCCTGCTGCCCACGCACGTCTCCTCGCTGGACGAGCAGATTGAACGCTCCTACGCCAACTTCCGCTCCTTCCGCTCGGACCTGGACAAGCACGTCTTCCTGCGCGCGCTGCAGGACCGCAGCGAGGTGCTCTTCTACGCGCTGCTCAACCGGCACATCGAGGAGATGATGCCCATCATCTACACCCCGGTGGTGGCGCAGGCGGTGGAGCAGTTCAGCCGCATCTACCGCTATCCGCGCGGGCTGGTGGTGAGCCCGGAGAACATCGGGGAGCTCGACTCGCTGCTGGCGCACACGCCCTTCCCGGACGTGCAGCTGATTGTCGCCACGGACAACGAGGGCATTCTGGGCATTGGAGACCAGGGCTTCGGCGGCCTGGCCATCTGCATCGGCAAGCTGTCCTTGTACACGGCGGCGGCGGGAATCGATCCGGCGGTGACGCTGCCGGTGGAGCTGGACGTGGGCACCAACCGCAAGGAGCTGTTGGATGACCCGCTCTACCTGGGCGTGAAGCGGCCGCGCATGGAGGGCAAGGAGTATGACGACTTCATCCACGCCTTCGTGACGGCGCTCAAGAAGCGCTTCCCCAACGTGCTGGTGCAGTGGGAGGACTTCAGCAAGCAGAAGGCCTTCGACGTGCTGGAGCGCTACCGGGACGTGCTGCCCTCGCTCAATGACGACATTCAAGGCACGGGCGCGGTGGTGCTGGCGGGCCTGCTGTCGGCCACGCGGCGCAGCCAGACGACGCTCGGCCAGCAGGTGTACCTGGTGCACGGCGCGGGCGCGGGCGGCGTGGGCGTGGCGCGGCAGATTGTCCGCGGCATGGAGCGCGAGGGCCTGAGCACGCAGCAGGCGCGCGAGCGCATCTACCTCATCGACTCCAAGGGCCTCATCCTGAAGGACCGCAAGGGGCTGGAGCCGTACAAGCTGGAGTTCGCGCACGAGCCCTCGCGCGTGGCGGGCTGGAAGCTTCAGGGAGGGATTCCGAGCCTGCTGGAGACGGCGCGGGAGGCGAAGGTGACGGTGCTGCTGGGGCTGAGCGGGCAGCGGGCGGCGTTCGGCGAGGAGGTGGTGAAGGCGGTGGCGGTGAACACGCCGTACCCGGTGGTGTTCGCGCTGAGCAACCCCACGGCGAACAGCGAGGCGGTGCCGGCGGACATCTACAAGTGGACGCAGGGCAAGGCGCTGGTGGCCACGGGCAGCCCCTTCGAGGACGTGGAGTGGGATGGGGCGCCGCACCCGGTGGGCCAGGGCAACAACGCCTTCATCTTCCCGGGACTGGGGCTGGGCGTGCTGCTGACGCGGGCGAAGCGGGTGACGGACGGGATGCTGACGGCGGCCTCGCTGGCGCTGGCGGACTACACGGACGGGGCGCGGCTGGCCCAGGGCGCGCTGTACCCGCGCATGGATCGGCTGCGCGCGGCGAGCCGGCAGGTGGCCATCGCCGTCATGCGCCAGGCAGTGAAGGAGGAGGTGGCCATGCGCAAGCTGCCCGAGGACCTCGAGGGCCTGCTCGAGACGGAGATGTGGCGGCCCGAGTTCCTCCCGCTCAAGCGCGCGGGGAAGTAA
- a CDS encoding fused MFS/spermidine synthase produces MNARVWKIAPLLFGSGFCALVYQTAWQRELRLIFGASTAASAAVLAIFMGGLGLGGALLGGRVDREKRPLAFYANLELLISLSAAVTPLLVLLARTVYTALGGSVSMGLGLGSVVRLVLSALVLAVPTLLMGGTLPAAARAAETADDVRRRALAVLYGLNTLGAVAGAAASTFLLFEVFGTRTTLWLAALLNVLVALVARSVARDLPEHEESAAPAPVAAEESTPATALPPRRFVLGAAALVGFAFFLMEMVWYRMLGPLLGGSTFTFGLILVVALAGIGLGGAAYAAWGQQRPATLRGFALTCLLEALLLAVPLALGDRMAVLASLVRPLSIFGFGGLVLSWAVIATLVVLPAAFVSGVQFPLLLALLGRGGQDVGRQVGLAYAWNTAGSIVGSLAGGFGLLPLLSAPGVWRLVGAVLVGLGLVAVVLSLRQEPPVPARLVPPVATAVLAALLLTAVGPTAAWRHSSIGAGRSGLDAASSSSNGLRDWLSGHQRWLMWETDGVESSVGVLNAYGLSFMVNGKSDGNSFGDSGTQVMGGLVGALAHPNPRRSLVVGLGTGSTAGWLGSVPGMERVDAVEIEPAIIEFARMCQDVNERVLDNPKVKVHLDDAREVLMASKESYDIIFSEPSNPYRAGISSLFSREFYQAVKRRLAPGGIFLQWLQTYEVDSRTVRSVYATLSSEFGAVETWRTQGGDLILMATEMPLRHDLERMRARVSQEPYRRALPSVWGTNELEGVLAHFIAGPSVSRALAEGQEALINTDDLSFVEFAFARSVGHKQTGFSYSQLRRSAWERKAERPEVARGTADWQRVEELRVMAGEPPTVPARSGLDEAALARRLAFNDAIKVNNPPEALRLWRESGWRPHGPSELIAVGSLMAFLNEEAALLPLVEELRGMRPFDAEALVARLRLQQGRLPEAAESIERAFALLRQTPWHSRALYQDALEVGATLSRKDEALGQRMWAALEKPFSNFVGENMRLSVRLEFGTRLESGKRCAEALAPFEPHVPWMRQFLEVRSNCYVKTQHPLQDQALDDLLAFMEAEPPPLWGNGMDAAPDARQAPSDAPPVSDVGSP; encoded by the coding sequence ATGAACGCACGTGTCTGGAAGATTGCCCCCTTGCTGTTCGGCTCGGGCTTCTGTGCCCTGGTGTACCAGACGGCGTGGCAGCGCGAGTTGCGCCTCATCTTCGGGGCCTCGACGGCGGCGTCGGCCGCGGTGCTGGCCATCTTCATGGGCGGGCTGGGCCTTGGCGGCGCGCTGCTGGGGGGCCGGGTGGACCGGGAGAAGCGCCCGCTGGCCTTCTACGCCAACCTGGAGCTGCTCATCTCCCTGAGCGCGGCGGTGACGCCGTTGCTGGTGTTGCTGGCGCGCACCGTCTACACGGCCCTGGGGGGCTCGGTGTCGATGGGGCTGGGGCTCGGCTCGGTGGTGCGGTTGGTGCTCTCCGCGCTGGTGCTGGCGGTGCCCACGCTGCTCATGGGAGGCACGTTGCCGGCGGCGGCGCGCGCGGCCGAGACGGCGGATGACGTGCGGCGCCGGGCGCTCGCGGTCCTCTACGGGCTCAACACGCTGGGCGCGGTGGCGGGCGCGGCGGCCTCCACCTTCCTCCTCTTCGAGGTGTTCGGCACCCGCACCACGCTGTGGCTGGCGGCCCTGCTCAACGTGCTGGTGGCGCTGGTGGCCCGCTCGGTGGCGCGGGATCTGCCCGAGCACGAGGAGAGCGCGGCCCCCGCTCCCGTGGCCGCCGAGGAGTCCACGCCGGCCACGGCCCTGCCGCCGCGCCGCTTCGTGCTGGGCGCCGCGGCGCTGGTGGGCTTCGCCTTCTTCCTCATGGAGATGGTGTGGTACCGCATGCTGGGGCCGCTGCTGGGAGGCTCCACCTTCACCTTCGGCCTCATCCTGGTGGTGGCGCTGGCGGGCATCGGCCTGGGCGGCGCGGCGTACGCGGCGTGGGGCCAGCAGCGCCCGGCCACCCTGCGCGGCTTCGCGCTGACGTGCCTGCTGGAGGCGCTGCTGCTCGCCGTGCCCCTGGCGCTGGGGGACCGCATGGCGGTGCTCGCCTCCCTGGTGCGGCCGCTGTCCATCTTCGGCTTCGGCGGGCTGGTGCTCAGCTGGGCCGTCATCGCCACGCTGGTGGTGCTGCCGGCCGCCTTCGTCTCCGGGGTGCAGTTCCCCCTGTTGCTGGCGCTGCTGGGCCGCGGCGGCCAGGACGTGGGCCGCCAGGTGGGCCTGGCCTACGCGTGGAACACGGCGGGCTCCATCGTGGGCTCGCTGGCGGGAGGCTTCGGCCTGCTGCCGCTGCTGTCCGCCCCCGGGGTGTGGCGCCTGGTGGGCGCGGTGCTGGTGGGCCTGGGGCTCGTCGCGGTGGTGCTGTCGCTGCGCCAGGAGCCGCCGGTGCCCGCGCGCCTGGTGCCGCCCGTGGCCACGGCCGTGCTGGCCGCCCTGCTGCTCACCGCCGTGGGGCCCACCGCCGCCTGGCGTCACAGCTCCATCGGCGCCGGACGCAGCGGGCTGGATGCCGCCTCCTCTTCCTCCAACGGCCTGCGCGACTGGCTCTCGGGCCACCAGCGCTGGTTGATGTGGGAGACGGATGGCGTGGAGAGCAGCGTGGGCGTGCTCAACGCCTACGGCCTGTCCTTCATGGTCAACGGCAAGTCGGACGGCAACAGCTTCGGTGACTCGGGCACCCAGGTGATGGGTGGCCTCGTCGGCGCGCTGGCCCACCCCAACCCCCGCCGCTCGCTGGTGGTGGGCCTGGGCACCGGCAGCACCGCCGGCTGGCTCGGCTCCGTGCCGGGGATGGAGCGCGTGGACGCGGTGGAGATCGAACCCGCCATCATCGAGTTCGCGCGCATGTGCCAGGACGTCAACGAGCGGGTGCTCGACAACCCCAAGGTGAAGGTGCACCTGGACGATGCCCGCGAGGTGCTGATGGCCTCCAAGGAGTCCTACGACATCATCTTCTCCGAGCCCTCCAATCCCTACCGGGCCGGCATCTCCAGCCTCTTCTCGCGCGAGTTCTACCAGGCGGTGAAGCGGCGGCTGGCCCCCGGGGGCATCTTCCTGCAGTGGCTGCAGACGTACGAGGTGGACTCGCGCACGGTGCGCAGTGTCTACGCCACGCTCAGCAGCGAGTTCGGCGCGGTGGAGACGTGGCGCACGCAGGGAGGAGATCTCATCCTCATGGCCACGGAGATGCCGCTGCGCCACGACCTGGAGCGGATGCGGGCGCGCGTGTCGCAGGAGCCCTACCGCCGGGCGCTGCCCTCGGTGTGGGGGACGAACGAGCTGGAGGGCGTGCTGGCGCACTTCATCGCCGGGCCCTCGGTGTCGCGGGCGCTGGCCGAGGGCCAGGAGGCGCTCATCAACACGGATGACCTGTCGTTCGTGGAGTTCGCCTTCGCGCGCAGCGTGGGGCACAAGCAGACGGGCTTCTCCTACTCGCAGCTGCGGCGCTCGGCCTGGGAGCGCAAGGCGGAGCGGCCCGAGGTGGCGCGCGGCACGGCGGACTGGCAGCGGGTGGAGGAGCTGCGGGTGATGGCGGGCGAGCCTCCCACGGTCCCGGCCCGCTCCGGCCTGGACGAGGCCGCGCTGGCCCGGCGCCTGGCCTTCAATGATGCCATCAAGGTCAACAACCCTCCCGAGGCCCTGCGCCTGTGGCGCGAGAGCGGGTGGCGGCCCCACGGCCCCTCGGAGCTCATCGCCGTGGGCTCGCTGATGGCCTTCCTGAACGAAGAGGCGGCGCTGCTTCCGCTCGTCGAGGAGCTGCGGGGCATGCGGCCCTTCGACGCGGAGGCGCTGGTGGCGCGGTTGCGGTTGCAGCAGGGCCGCCTGCCCGAGGCGGCGGAGTCCATCGAGCGGGCCTTCGCCCTCCTGCGCCAGACGCCCTGGCACAGCCGGGCCCTCTACCAGGACGCGCTGGAAGTGGGGGCGACGCTCTCGCGCAAGGACGAGGCACTGGGGCAGCGGATGTGGGCCGCGCTGGAGAAGCCCTTCTCCAACTTCGTCGGGGAGAACATGCGCCTGAGCGTGCGGCTGGAGTTCGGCACGCGGCTCGAGTCCGGCAAGCGGTGCGCCGAGGCGCTCGCGCCCTTCGAGCCCCATGTCCCCTGGATGCGGCAATTCCTCGAGGTGCGCTCCAATTGCTACGTGAAGACCCAGCACCCGCTGCAGGACCAGGCGCTGGATGACCTCCTGGCGTTCATGGAGGCGGAGCCGCCGCCGCTCTGGGGCAACGGGATGGACGCCGCTCCGGACGCGCGGCAGGCCCCCTCGGACGCGCCTCCGGTGTCGGACGTGGGCTCGCCGTAG
- a CDS encoding DUF2378 family protein yields MPETPLVFNHTVQGLFARSFPDGVPAELKAQLRAAGVDLDKPLLPAYPTTVWSRCIDLGARAAFPDEPRREVAWRRMGERMIDGYQDSMIGRAMFSMLQVLGPRRTLQRAQKNFRTGNNYSEVRFSDVSPTEMELWFNETDDVLRHFTVGLVLAGMRAGGAGEPQVRLHDVDAKGFTLRASWTPK; encoded by the coding sequence ATGCCGGAGACCCCACTCGTCTTCAACCACACCGTCCAGGGACTCTTCGCCCGCTCGTTCCCGGACGGCGTGCCCGCCGAGCTCAAGGCGCAGCTGCGCGCGGCGGGGGTGGACCTGGACAAGCCGCTGCTGCCCGCCTACCCGACGACGGTGTGGTCGCGCTGCATCGACCTGGGCGCCCGGGCCGCCTTCCCCGACGAGCCGCGCCGCGAGGTGGCCTGGCGCAGGATGGGCGAGCGGATGATCGACGGCTACCAGGACTCGATGATTGGCCGCGCCATGTTCTCCATGCTCCAGGTGCTGGGGCCGCGCCGCACGCTGCAGCGGGCGCAGAAGAACTTCCGCACGGGCAACAACTACAGCGAGGTCCGCTTCAGCGACGTGTCCCCCACGGAGATGGAGCTGTGGTTCAACGAGACGGACGACGTGCTGCGCCACTTCACCGTGGGGCTGGTGCTCGCGGGCATGCGCGCCGGGGGCGCCGGCGAGCCCCAGGTGCGCCTGCATGACGTGGACGCGAAGGGCTTCACCCTGCGCGCCTCGTGGACGCCGAAGTGA